In the genome of Lathyrus oleraceus cultivar Zhongwan6 chromosome 4, CAAS_Psat_ZW6_1.0, whole genome shotgun sequence, the window gttggccattcacggtccaactgtctttcttgtctatgtcttcaatgacaatagccccgtactccttcacctctttcaccCTAAATGGCCCagaccattttgatttcaacttcccgggaaacaatttcaacctGGAGTTGAAtaataggaccaattgtccgggcacaaattctttgcTTCGAAGCTTCTTGTCGTGGTACTTTTTTgccttttctttgtacaaccaacttgagtggtatgcggcattgcgcatctcttccaactcaagtagttgcaccttccttttgtcaccggccaactcattttcaaaatttaaaaattttagggcccacaaggctttgtgctccaattcaaccggcaagTGGCAAGTTTTACTatgggtgatacggagttgtcaccctatgcgatacactgtaatgttttaaaatagtttccaaaggtgcattacaaaagtgtgaccctccgtcacttatcaacactcggggggttccgaaacgggaaaatatgtttttcttcaaaaaaattatcaccgttttcgcatccgcccggggtgaggcaatcgcctcaacccacttagagacataatcgactgcgacaagcatgtactcgttcccataagagggtgggaatggtcctacgaaatctatgccccaacaacCGAATACTTTGACTTCTTGtatattttggagaggcatctcatctctcttaccaattccaccgcttctttggcaactatcacaactttgcgcatgggtgtgtgcgtctttgaaaatagtgggccaataaaatcccgattggaggattttagtggccgttctaaccccattatagtgtccgccgtaaggcgagttgtgacaatgccaaaggatgctctgcgcttcatcgccagtaacgcatctccttaataggttatcactacccaacttaaacaagtatgggtcatcccaaacataatacttcgcatccgaaaggaacttccttttttggttcgaagttaggtcggaaggcacaaaaccactagccttgtggttcgcaaagtctgcaaaccacggcctaacttgaactttaaacagtttttcatcaggaaattctttccggatttccttttcagacgcggtaacctccacattcactaagcgggataaatgatccgctaccaagttttccgaccccttcttgtcttttatttccacatcaaattcttgtaataagaggatccaacggatgagcctttgcttcgaatccggtttggttagcagatatttaatcgccgcgtggtcggtatacactacgactttagaccctataagataagacctaaacttttctagcgcatacactattgcaagtagttctttttccgtagtggcatagtttatttgagcctcgttaagaaccttacttgcataatgtatcgcatgaaaatttttatcttttctttggccaagtaccgctccaactgcgtagtcgctcgcatcacacattagttcaaaattttcagtccaattgggagcgactattattggagcggtaaccaatttttcttttaaagtttcgaaagcttgcaaacaatcattggtcaagagaaatacctggtccttagcgagcaaattgctcaaaggcttagccacctttgagaagtccttgataaagcgccgatagaacccggcgtgccccaaaaagctacggatgcccttcacattcaccggaggaggtaatttttctatcacttcaaccttagctctatccacttcaagcccccttctagagactttgtggcctagcacgatcccctcggtcaccatgaagtgacatttttcccaattaagcaccaaattggtcttcacacatctctccaacaccgttttcaagttcgccaagcatagactaaaagacccaccaaataccgagaagtcatccatgaagacttccattgttttctctatcagatcggcaaaaatggcttgcacacatcgttggaaagtcgccggtgcattgcacagcccaaagggcatttttcggtatgcgaacactccaaacggacacgtgaaagccgtcttctcatgatcggccgggtcaaccgcaatttggttgtacccggagtagccgtccaaaaaacaatagtattgttggcccgagagtctttcgagcatttgatccatgaatgggagtggaaaatggtcctttcgagtcgcggtattcaaccgcctataatcaatacacattctccaccccgttgcaactttagtggggatcaattcatccttgtcattccggatcacggtaatcccccccttcttcggaaccacgtgcacgggactaacccatggactatccgagatcgggtaaatcatccccgcatccaacagctttaccacttcctttcgaacaacctccttcatggtaggatttaagcggcgttgtggttgagccaccgacttaaaatcctcctccatcaaaatcttgtgcatacaataggatggactaattccttttagatcggaaagagtccaacccatggcttcttgatttgtttttagcacaatgattagacgggcttcttcttcatttgtcaaaaggttgcttatgatgaccggctttgcctcggtctcgtcaaggaatacatatttcaaagtagagggtagcactttcaattcaattggcgctttttcgtcaataacctccttcttcaagttttcctcctctacttcccatggttgtaggtcgtctaaactatcaagttcctttaagcattcctcaagagctagctcttcttcaacagtgaaaacctccaatgagtcgtcaagagctaactccataggagatatctcatgaatatgctttgaaacttccaaaatagcgtcttcgatcacatcgatgcgaaagctatcatttctatcttttgaatgcttcattgcctcgaatagatcgaatgtaacttcctcattttgaactctcaccttcattaacccgtcatcaacatctatcatcattcgcgcggtcttcatgaacggtcggcccaagatgagcggagcatcatcatcttcctccatatcaataacaataaaatcgaccgggaaaaagaatttgtcgaccttcaccaaaacatcttgggctacgccatgaggaatggtcgtcgacttatccgccaattgcaacgtcattcggatggacttaatctcaatgttgccaagtctcttgataattgacaaaggtataagattaatgcttgaccccaagtcaataagtcctttcccgacatagacgtcaccaattttaaccggcaatgtaactcttcccggatcaacctctttcttaggaagcgtcctttgaataatggcactacagctcacatcaaggacgatggtctccggttccgtatacctccgcttttttgttagtatgtccttcatgaatttggcatacttgggcatttgctccaaggcttcggcaaacgaaatgttgatttgcaactgtttaaaaatatccatgaaccgggcgtaatgccgttcattctcccttttggacggggcatgaggataaggaaggttttggattggagtagcgctcactacctcctttccctttgcaactctagcactcttccatctaggctttttcactacctcccttattacctcatcacttgtatttttctcaatctccacactttttttcttttcaacttcaccattatttttattcttttcaacttcttcaccctcactccactctcctacttcaccatcaacattttcctccaatatttcctcctcaatttctttctctttctctctttgttcactctcaactctttttttattctcactacccaactccctcccacttctcgtcatgatcgccttacaatgctccttaggatttgtttgcgtgtttgccgaaaaggaaggaccggtttgttgttctgcgagttgcttggcaagttgcccaacttgagtctcgagattttttatagccgcgtcattgctcttttgattggccattgacatttgcatgaattgcgtcaatgtctcttctaacttagaattgacgaccggcggttgttgagattgatacggattttggggagggttttgacggctagaagaaccacctccataaccttggttatgataatagttgcttctaggttggaacccttggttcccttggaattgttgttgattttgagggtgcggttgataaggttgttgttgttgttgttgttgttgtctcggttgatagtcccgttgattggccatgtagtttacttcgtcaaaaccgggaggtggacaaaatccggtgtcatgttcacctttacaaagttcacaacaagctatttgtttagcttttgacggttctcttaactctttgatttgttgcgttaagagttccacttgttgtgagatgagcttgttttgggcaaggatggcatcgttcgtccctagctcaagcactcccgacttcttcaaagagtttcctcgactttgactctgaagatcatttaaagccattcgatttatgatgtttgtggcttcctcggcactttttgacaataaagaaccacccgaggtcGCATCCAAcgtcttgcagtttggttgaagtccatttttgaagatatggatttgagtcaattcatcaaatccatgccctttacatttccgaagcatggacttgaatctttcccacgcttcatttaatgattcactggttccttgtgaaaacaccgagatggccgtcttggattccatgaatcggttatgggagaaaaatctttcgatgaatttctcttctaacacgttccagtctgtcattacggctggtgtttgatctaggtaccaatcctttgctttaccgagcaaagcgtggggaaataatcgtctgaacaacggaagctcctgagcctgatccactccggcagccaatgctatctcataaaattttgtgagaaaagcaaatgggtcttcatggtccattccggtgaatggacttccatataataaatttagagttccctttttcatctcagcttgccttcctgtgtggttggcaaactgagcggtgttccttggactatttatgcatggagtagaaataggtggtggtggtggtggctccatgtttggtatgaatggtggtggatttgtggtagaagaactttctccttgctcttgacgttgtctagcctgttgcctcctacgtctcgttttgctattgagcctccttgcggttctctcgatctcaggatcaaaaagaagttcgtccacagggatttgccctcgcataaaacgtaagctgcacactaaaccaaacaaattacaagcacaagtcaaaaattcacaagctaaaacttaaacaaccattgcgatgctcgcaatatcaatttacaatccccgacaacggcgccattttgttagttgtaattttaagtgtcgggtttttgttatcgtatccacagggattgtaagatatcaccgtcgttcgatggttgtattaatcttagctcaatgtaacaataaggttttggttggttgtcacgttatcttgcataaaaaggtaataaattgcggtaaaagttatggtttgaataaatgagaaatattgccaaagttagggttcgatgatcactttgcatgtatttgttcggtcaacaatcttataaactcctttagatgataaatcatttcacaaagtcctcccaatatgtttctctcgaacacacattgtgagttttcccattttgatccattgtttctctcgaacacaatctatcaaaatgacaactttttggttcaaccttatggtgaacaaaatcattcattactatctctagctaacaaacaagattggatgaaaacctaggtcaagagttggtaaacatctctcgatcataaaccaacacaaagagttttaaatagaaacaaagttttcatcatatattcaccattaaagagtttacacatgaagatccttacatttacacacaaagctagtaatcacctacatctaaccttgacaaatggaggacttagctactcattttcatggtagcttggtcggcaagtttcggaagaaggttgatcaacatccaagtcgaataatcgatattggatgggaatccaccttctttttgtagaagatggttacaagatgaagagaaatgaaatctagggcataaaagatcctaagaacaatgctggaaaatatctctaagaaagtacaaaagtggaaaaattaggTAAAACTCAGGTATGGCTCtaaaaagtggcacttgctacttatagagttgtactgggctgtcatgctcgctaggcgagcagaatggctcgcctagcgagggtctaattgaggcacaagaggcacctgcgcccagagacacagtctatctcagactgtcatgttcgcctagcgaacaaaaccttcgcctagcgaagggcacgcttcaaccctcgctccagcgaggttgagaggtttggctactgtaatcctcgctgggaactcgctagagcctcgcctagcgagtgagtgctggctgcgcttttcatcaaaactgaacgaactcgctaccaccttcgctagcagctcgcctagcgaatttattgatattttactggagcttttcgttgggcgctcgcctagcgagtgcttcgccacagccctcgcctagcgagcaggctgatgaatgcttattttctttggttcctttgccaactttcttgtgtcttcattttcaattatttcatgccttcttcctgcacaataacacacaaatcaaaggtaccaagatcgtttatcaatgtaatgcatttcatctaaaacaagGGTGGTTTTGAtaatttagcaaggaaatagagtgaaagatgcccacatatgatagctcaaataagcaccATCTAACAGTATACCTATTTTCCAACCTAGTTCATATGGTGCATACTACCACACATGCCTCTTTTCATATAGGAACAACATAGAAGaaacaaatttcaaaatgattcATGCTCTCTAAAATCACTCTGAAACAACACGTAACTTGCACTAAAGTAGTCAAGCTGTAACCCTGCATTTGGTTTGTTGAACTACATTGTAATCTGAACAGGTTGAAAAAAATGATAAAGAAGGTTTTCCCCCTAATATTTGCACCAATACTTGAAGAATTTAATATACGCCTAACTCACAGGGTTCAACTGTGAATGGACAATCATAAAGTGGTTCAAAACCTCTATCTCAAAGATGCTGAAGAGCAAGTTGATGCCCAAGATCGAGAAGGTGTGCTTATAGAAAGGAATGGTGCATCCTCCATCCTAACTACAAATCCTTTTATCTTCCTTAAAGGTTAGTACACCCTAGTCTGAAGAAGGACCCACATCCAGAAAGGCCTTATCAAGACTATCTTCATGAGCAAAGGTAGAGGCATTTGTTGAAATGACAAGATCAAGCCAAGAAGTAGAAGCGTATTATTTTGATTTTTGACTCATGATAGGCACCACTTCCTCTAACTACAAAAAATAGCATGTTGTGGAAATACATATGATAGAGAAGTAAAAGTAACATCTCAAAAAACTGTAGAACTGCATCTTCAAAGATCGTATGGTGGCTAACCAAAAGTAATAAGCATTATCAATGTCCCAAATTACCTTAGGAAAACATTCAAGTATTTAAGTTTCTAGAGATCATTATGATAGAACCTACAAAAAGACATATGTAACATAAGACACATTTAAGGCGCAGATTCCCAAAGACATCAATGTCACCTTTTGGCTTTCCATTTAAGGTGATATGTAGTCGACACAAAATGGTGAATACGACAAAAGCCTTCACCCTACAAATTATAGGCAAGAGCTTGAGGGTAAATTTTCTGGGCCGGACAGAAGACGCTTCAGTCGCGACCTAGAGAAAACATTAGTCTGCCATGTCACCCGCTGGATAGGAATGTTATTATGGGGTAGAGCATATGAGATCTGGATCCAGGATCCACCCAATAGTTTTCAACATCCCACGCTTGAAGATTATAAGGATGTTATAATCTATCTATTATATAAAGGAGAGGTGTGTCATTTCTTTGGTACATAATTCAAAATAAAAACTTCATTCACTTATCTTATTCACATATTAACTTAAGCATTGAAGTGCTAGCCTTGTAGGTCAGCTTCATTCTCACCGCATCAAAAGCTCAAGTCTACAATTGCATATTGTAAACACAATCTCTGATTAATTATGAATCCTTAACGGAACAAATATTATTGCTTAAATTGGAATAAGATGTAAGATTGCCTTATTTTGTTGTCATGTGAGATATGGCCTTAGTGATCAATATATCACTATTTGTTAGGAGTAGAAATAGAGAGTGTGTGCATAACATCTTGAATATTTGTTGGTGCATAAGACGCTTGTGTTGTAGTGACATGCACATGTTATGGTTTTGGTCAAATCATTTCATAGTGACATTTAGAAGTAAGTGGTTTTTTCCAATTACCAATTGTAGGATATGAGCAATTAGGAGTGGCTTGCGGCTGTCATTTAAGGAGGATAAGTTCACCACTATTGTTATGCCAAAGACAAATGTCATTCTTCTTGTTGATGGTAGTGTGGTCTTCCAACTAGACTTCCACCTCGTATGCTACCATGACCACCATGGTTATGACCAAAATCCCCACGATCATTATGATCACtagtattgttgttgttgtcaCAATTGATTCGATGAAAAGAAGGAGTTGTAGATGTTAATTGTCGTTCATTACCCGCATGTCGTTTCTTCCAAGACAATCATATAATAAGCCTTGTAAAAAGTAGGAAAAGTATTAAAATGACATATTTGAGAGCTAATAGCGGTGTAGGGTTATAAAAGATTAGAGAGAAGTTGAAACACCATACATTTGTTTGAAACTAGAGCATCGACATTAACAATTTAGTTAGAAAGAGAATTGATGTGTTGGCAGTATGATGATGCATCTGAAAAATGCTCTGTGATAACCTTCGAAAATTCTTTTTTAGGTAGAGAGTTATATATTTTTTGttattaaaaaaatatcaaaGAGACTATTTCAAGTAAGTTGTACGGTAGAGTCACATTCAATGGTTGTACGTTGTAAGAAGAAGTTCAATAAATATAATGTCATAAATCCATTGGGAAAAAATCATACTGACATTTTCATACAGTTGTATAAGTCTTTTTAAGAGATGGTGAAGAGGATGCGACATCTATTGGTGACAGTGGAATAATGTGGCCGAGAACTTTGTATATTCAGACATTTATTTTGAACATTTCAGACCAAGTATTATATTGATTTTTTTAATATCAAGAACAACTTTGATAAATTTTATGATGTTGGAAATGACGAGCCAAATGAATGAGAGATTTGGTGGTTCTGACAGTAGGTTCAAATGTTGATTTAGAAAAAGGAACTAGAGAATTTATTTAACTATGGTATTTTGAGGGAGGCCGATGACAATAAGGGAGTAGAAAAAAATGTTTACTATGGAATAAAACATAGACAAATACTATAAGAGATACTAGTACTAAGATTTATATTGAAGAATATTCCACATTCTAAAAAATCGTTTGAACTACTCAAGACTCTGTGTTCGAACTCCGAGCTGATAAAAACCCACACACATAATGGTGAGATATCATGTTCGAATTCTACATATAATATCCAATCTATGAATATCACATTTGCAAGTTGAGTTAGACGTTAGATATAACTTACTTATATTTTATCTATCTAATATATTTTTAGTATAAATCAAATATTCTCAACACGAACTAATGAAATTAATCTTCGAACCAAACAAGATCACAATATTCGACAAAACTATCCCTCAAGAATTTTTTGTCCATTTAATATGAATAGTAATATACAATTAAGTCCATCTAATTGTTATTGAGAGATGAAGTGGGCCTAATAAATGAACGAAGCTAAGAAGAAAACCCTAACTCGAGTAGCACGTGTGACAGTTAATACAAAGAGTAGCAAGCGCCGCAGTGCGTAATCACAAGGAAGACCGTTCGATCGAACACCACGTCATCGATCCGCGTGAAATCGTATCTGAACGGCTCAGATCATTTTCACAGAGTAACTGAAGAAACGAAGCGAAGAAGAGTCTGGTAACTTGGCTTCGTTGTTTCTCTACTCTCTCGTGCTCGATTTTCCACTCTTCAATGAAAACAGAATCTCAAATTTTTGTGGCGTCGAAGATGAATTTCACGGAGGATTCTGAGAAAGTGAAGAAAATTGAGGTTGTTGTTTTGAgtgaagatgaaggtgaagacGATTATGAGTCAGTGGAAGAAGTAGACGCCGGAGAAGACGACGGTGATGAGGATGACGATGTTGATGATGAGGAGGAGGATGAagaggaggaggaggaggatGCTCCTGACGCCGGCAACGACGAGGATGATGATGACGAAGAGGAAGATGGAGATGACGAAGCAGGTGGTGGTGAGCGTGGTGGTGACTCTGATGATGATGACGACGACGACGAGAACGATGACGACGAGGAGGATAACGATGAAGAGGTAACCGAatgaaatccctaattttttgaAATTGTTAAATTGAATTCTAGATTGTTTATTCTTTGTCTCTTGTTTGTTAATTTTCCTTtaaatttgtttttgtttttcaattttatgTCTATTTTGAGTTAGGGTTTATCTTTCAGCTGTTTCATTTTCTCCGTTTATGATATTTGCTAAGAGCTTGCTACTCTCTCTGTTTATTTTTTACTCCATGAAATTGAAGTATAATTTCTGTGTTAGAATTGTGCTGTTTTTATAGATCTTAGTTCATCTGAATCTTTTATAATGATTAGGAGTTTTAGAATTGCCAGCATATATTTTAACTTGCTTATTAGGGTTTTTTAGACATCCAAGAAATTTCACTCTATTTCTATATAGGGATTTGAACTTACTTATTAGGGATTTTAGAAATACAATATAATGAATTGTTCAATTCCCTTTTGTTTGGATTGATAGAATCAGCGTATTAGATTGAGTGGAGTGATATTCTCTCTGAAGCATGGATACTTCTAAAATGGTGAAGTATTGGTGTTGGGTACACATACTGTACTCGTAGACTTTGTTTTTTCCTTATTATTCGGCTTTGAGTTAAATTTGTGATTTCTCAAATATCAATATTGTATATTTAAGTATTTTAATTTCTTCAGTATTGTATCTTTAACattatttttgatttttttaaaactttagagtgatgtttt includes:
- the LOC127073140 gene encoding uncharacterized protein LOC127073140, which codes for MKTESQIFVASKMNFTEDSEKVKKIEVVVLSEDEGEDDYESVEEVDAGEDDGDEDDDVDDEEEDEEEEEEDAPDAGNDEDDDDEEEDGDDEAGGGERGGDSDDDDDDDENDDDEEDNDEEDDLGTEHLVRPIGNAEEEEASSDFDPEENDEDEDEDDDEKDKVPPKRKRSNKDDDSDDDDGGEDDERPSKK